From Cellulophaga lytica DSM 7489, a single genomic window includes:
- a CDS encoding GH3 family domain-containing protein — protein sequence MAIIGNIIKGIIYASDIISVEYNAAAEQRAVLKNLLRTAEHTKFGKHYSFTEILNSNNPEKTFSAKVPFSDYNQITSNWWQYVQKGEENITWPNSPDYFALSSGTTGKTSKRIPVTDHMVKAIRNAGIQQVLALKNFDLPADFFEKEIMMLGSSTDLEEHNNALEGEISGISASNIPFWFQNYYKPGKEIAQIADWDKRVQRIAEKASEWDIGALSGIPSWMELMLQKVIEYNNLKNIHEVWPNLQVYTSGGVAFGPYKKSFNALLGKPITVIDTYLASEGFIAFQQRPETDAMKLVTDNGIYFEFVPFSPDYIKPDGSLVQNAPALTISEVELNQDYVLILSSVAGAWRYIIGDTIEFTDIERAEIKITGRTKFFLNTVGSQLSVNKLNDAVQHLEKHFDIEIQEYTLCANRINDDFYHCWYLGTNAKLSTTKLANELDDFLMNANKNYKVARSKALEGIKVSTVLPSVFHEWSGSNKKKGGQVKMERVMGQERFKEWEDFVLANS from the coding sequence GCATCTGATATTATTTCTGTAGAGTATAATGCAGCTGCAGAACAACGTGCAGTGCTTAAAAATTTATTACGTACCGCAGAGCATACCAAGTTTGGTAAACATTATAGTTTCACAGAAATATTAAATTCTAATAACCCAGAAAAAACTTTTAGTGCTAAAGTTCCTTTTTCAGATTACAACCAAATAACCAGTAATTGGTGGCAATATGTGCAAAAAGGTGAAGAAAATATAACTTGGCCAAATAGTCCAGATTATTTTGCACTTAGTTCTGGTACTACGGGAAAAACAAGTAAACGCATACCTGTTACAGATCACATGGTTAAAGCTATACGTAACGCTGGTATACAACAAGTTTTGGCACTTAAGAATTTTGATTTGCCTGCAGACTTTTTTGAAAAAGAAATAATGATGTTAGGTAGTTCTACAGATTTAGAGGAACATAACAACGCATTAGAAGGTGAAATTAGTGGAATAAGTGCTAGTAATATTCCGTTTTGGTTTCAAAATTATTACAAACCAGGTAAAGAAATTGCACAAATTGCAGATTGGGATAAACGTGTACAGCGTATAGCAGAAAAAGCATCAGAATGGGATATAGGAGCCTTAAGTGGCATACCTTCATGGATGGAGCTTATGTTACAAAAAGTGATTGAATACAATAACTTAAAAAACATACATGAAGTATGGCCCAATTTACAAGTTTATACCTCTGGTGGCGTAGCTTTTGGACCGTATAAAAAAAGTTTTAACGCTCTTTTAGGTAAGCCTATAACTGTTATAGATACTTATTTGGCTTCTGAAGGTTTTATTGCTTTTCAGCAAAGACCAGAAACCGATGCTATGAAACTGGTTACAGATAATGGTATTTATTTTGAGTTTGTACCATTTAGTCCAGATTATATTAAGCCAGACGGTTCACTAGTACAAAATGCGCCAGCACTTACAATTTCTGAAGTAGAGCTAAATCAAGATTATGTTTTAATATTAAGTAGTGTAGCAGGCGCTTGGCGTTATATTATTGGAGACACCATAGAGTTTACTGATATTGAACGAGCAGAAATAAAAATTACAGGTCGTACAAAATTCTTTTTAAACACTGTAGGTTCACAATTATCTGTAAATAAACTTAATGATGCTGTGCAACATTTAGAAAAACATTTTGATATAGAAATACAAGAATATACATTATGTGCAAATCGTATTAATGATGATTTTTACCACTGCTGGTACCTAGGTACAAATGCTAAGCTTAGTACTACAAAGTTGGCCAATGAGTTAGATGATTTTTTAATGAATGCAAATAAAAATTATAAAGTAGCAAGATCTAAAGCTTTAGAGGGTATTAAAGTTTCTACTGTTTTGCCTTCTGTATTTCATGAATGGAGCGGAAGCAATAAAAAGAAAGGCGGACAGGTAAAAATGGAAAGGGTTATGGGTCAAGAAAGGTTTAAAGAATGGGAAGATTTTGTTTTAGCAAACTCTTAG